Proteins encoded together in one Miscanthus floridulus cultivar M001 chromosome 16, ASM1932011v1, whole genome shotgun sequence window:
- the LOC136511275 gene encoding probable galactinol--sucrose galactosyltransferase 6: MGKTAAVQYIGPSTTKVAFQSTVSSPRSAQAAAQRMAQRMGEKGGDVPRETQFLLVESKGATGDEATAAYVVFLPLVEGAFRASLQGGTGDALELCVESKDSDTRAASFKRALFMGAAESDPFAAISGAVAAAKSALRTFREGVETGLRSLIAGGAPPKFVIIDDGWQSVGTDKSTTDTDEPAGEDKSPLLSRLTSIKENSKFQKVDDPAAGIKTVVRAAKEEYGLNYVYVWHAITGYWGGVRPGEPGTEHYRSSMQFPKVSPGVVENEPGMKTDVLTVQGLGLVHPRAVYRFYDERLERASDRDGDGGCCCGWFGSSVPEADVHHFDDDMAARRDGQAS; this comes from the exons AGTCCACGGTCAGCACAGGCAGCGGCGCAGCGGATGGCGCAGCGGATGGGGGAGAAAGGCGGCGACGTCCCGCGTGAGACCCAGTTCCTGCTCGTCGAGTCCAAGGGCGCCACCGGCGACGAGGCCACGGCGGCGTACGTCGTGTTCCTGCCCCTCGTGGAGGGCGCGTTCCGTGCCAGCCTCCAAGGCGGCACCGGCGACGCGCTGGAGCTCTGCGTCGAGAGCAAGGACTCTGACACGCGCGCCGCGTCCTTCAAGCGCGCGCTCTTCATGGGCGCCGCGGAGTCCGACCCCTTTGCGGCCATCTccggcgccgtcgccgccgccaagTCCGCGCTTAGGACATTCCGG GAGGGCGTCGAGACCGGGCTCCGCAGCCTCATCGCCGGCGGCGCGCCGCCCAAGTTCGTCATCATCGATGACGGCTGGCAGTCTGTCGGCACCGACAAGTCCACCACCGACACCGACGAACCTGCCGGAGAGGACAAGTCACCCCTCCTGTCTCGTCTCACCAGCATCAAGGAGAACAGCAAGTTCCAGAAAGTGGACGACCCGGCCGCCGGCATCAAGACGGTGGTGCGCGCGGCGAAGGAGGAGTACGGGCTCAACTACGTCTACGTCTGGCATGCGATCACCGGCTACTGGGGCGGCGTCCGTCCTGGCGAGCCCGGGACGGAGCACTACCGCTCCAGCATGCAGTTCCCCAAGGTCTCGCCGGGCGTCGTGGAGAACGAGCCCGGCATGAAGACCGACGTGCTCACCGTGCAGGGGCTCGGCCTCGTGCACCCGCGCGCCGTGTATCGCTTCTACGACGAGCGGCTAGAGCGTGCGAGCGATCGAGACGGCGACGGGGGATGTTGTTGTGGCTGGTTCGGCAGCTCCGTGCCGGAGGCGGACGTCCACCACTTCGACGACGACATGGCCGCGCGACGCGATGGCCAAGCCAGCTAG